A part of Roseofilum casamattae BLCC-M143 genomic DNA contains:
- a CDS encoding NUDIX hydrolase — MPDSSFKPTPKQQFAQFKVGVDNVIFSVDTAFNRLLVLLVMRQGEAYLNQWSLPGTLVRQSESLEQAAYRILSENIRVQNLYLEQLYTFDRLEQAPMEAEEDSAHYLSVSYFALVRFDEAELIANGVSGIAWYPIQYVPKLAFDRDRILQYGYRRLRNKLEYSPVAFDVLPERFTLNDLYQLYATVLGENFSDYSNFRAKVLKLGFLSDTGVKASRGAGRPASLYRFDAEAFDLLKDKPMVFI; from the coding sequence ATGCCAGATAGTTCTTTCAAACCGACCCCCAAACAGCAGTTCGCCCAGTTTAAAGTCGGTGTCGATAATGTTATCTTTTCCGTCGATACTGCCTTTAATCGACTGCTCGTTCTCCTGGTGATGCGTCAGGGAGAAGCGTACCTGAATCAATGGAGTTTGCCCGGAACCCTGGTGCGCCAGTCTGAATCCCTGGAACAAGCGGCCTATCGAATTTTGTCTGAGAATATCCGCGTCCAAAATCTGTATTTAGAACAACTGTATACCTTCGATCGCCTGGAACAAGCGCCCATGGAGGCTGAAGAAGATAGCGCGCACTATCTGTCGGTGAGCTATTTTGCCCTCGTCCGCTTTGATGAAGCCGAACTGATTGCTAATGGAGTCAGCGGAATTGCCTGGTATCCAATTCAGTACGTGCCAAAACTAGCTTTCGATCGCGATCGGATTTTACAATATGGCTACAGACGCTTGCGCAATAAATTGGAGTATTCTCCTGTGGCCTTCGATGTCCTGCCAGAACGATTCACGCTCAACGATCTCTATCAACTCTATGCCACGGTATTGGGGGAGAATTTTTCGGACTATTCTAATTTCCGGGCAAAAGTGCTCAAGTTGGGATTTTTGTCCGATACTGGGGTGAAAGCATCGCGGGGAGCTGGGCGGCCGGCGAGTCTTTATCGATTTGATGCGGAAGCGTTCGATCTATTGAAAGATAAACCTATGGTGTTTATTTAA
- a CDS encoding LamG-like jellyroll fold domain-containing protein has translation MSNLKSNQPTSNESENETKNEDAMLSASLAFDGVDDYVAIAISERKSPTFSVELWVKSSGKQSNYTNVFSSCDTPPFDNTFRIDVMGGYYRFFRNDFQVRIAKVTQTWQHLVVVYDGQLVQTYADGELKYSKSIAAMTTVFKTYTLGGNRSRKKFFAGQLSDLRIWDRALTAAEIKQSLSQRLTGREPGLMGYWRLNEGSGETIVDGTGRIEPATISGAIWQPDALQLQPAPTEATVQTSTPDLVTTPMVEGNNVQSVLNFDGTSTTIETTSHLNFGTSAFTIEAWIYSTGSSGVILSSDRHGVSRYQFRLLQNKDEIAFMFSDGPGNTQLWESQNGHCLTATVATNEWSHVAISRLGSTHLMYIDGHLVTSIETESTIDWQNESLSLRIGAQHPYESTGGIFYFTGKIADLRVWDRAVPIGEIQTHRYQTLSGNEPGLIAYWPLNEGSDSIGDRTNNSLGTLYNGTWEEKDILFLQPLPVDSSSGEGPALRPHQLPHLVGKGLQIDSLMNAQPHSQAILSFDGTDSYIDTTCQLNFGTAPFTLEAWVYSTGTSGTILSSDQLGNSRYQFRLTQDGNDILFIFSDGPGNVQLWTSQTGYQLRATVIKDEWSHVAVKRVGSTHQMYINGILVSEYETATAIDWNNDTRFLRFGAQYPYSGDGGIFYFRGKLADVRVWNIERSAEEIKTGRQYELSGSEPGLVGYWPLNEGGNTVSDRTGKSKTILYGGKWEQADVPFLRPQKSSKPTQPKGKSKPQSKGKTPAAPTEKITIDSEFEKSVISVTVLTGSNHTGGDPVTIYGKEKRKKRKKRKKQNLSPLEKVVRDVAKRQDEATRTYVERHKRSNEKKKNGWIRDLPKNYLKSISKLF, from the coding sequence ATGAGTAACTTAAAATCCAATCAACCAACCAGCAATGAGTCAGAGAACGAAACCAAAAACGAGGATGCAATGCTCTCGGCATCCCTGGCTTTTGATGGGGTAGATGACTATGTTGCGATCGCAATTTCCGAACGAAAATCCCCAACCTTTTCGGTAGAACTGTGGGTCAAATCGAGTGGCAAACAAAGTAATTACACTAATGTATTTAGCAGTTGCGACACTCCTCCCTTCGACAATACCTTCCGAATTGATGTGATGGGTGGGTATTATCGCTTCTTTCGCAATGACTTTCAAGTCAGAATTGCGAAAGTGACTCAAACCTGGCAACATCTGGTTGTAGTCTATGACGGTCAATTGGTACAAACTTATGCTGACGGAGAGCTGAAATACTCCAAGTCAATTGCTGCAATGACAACAGTCTTCAAAACCTATACGTTAGGAGGCAACCGCAGTCGAAAGAAATTTTTTGCCGGCCAGCTCAGTGACTTGCGTATCTGGGATCGCGCTCTCACTGCAGCAGAAATTAAACAATCCTTATCTCAACGCTTAACCGGTCGCGAACCCGGTTTAATGGGATATTGGAGACTTAATGAAGGGAGTGGAGAGACAATCGTTGATGGAACCGGAAGAATAGAACCGGCAACCATTAGCGGAGCCATCTGGCAACCCGATGCCCTGCAACTGCAGCCTGCACCCACAGAAGCGACGGTTCAAACGAGTACACCCGATTTAGTGACTACACCAATGGTTGAAGGAAACAACGTTCAATCTGTTCTCAATTTCGATGGTACGAGTACCACCATCGAAACCACTAGCCATCTAAACTTTGGGACTTCTGCCTTTACGATAGAAGCCTGGATTTACAGCACTGGCTCCTCTGGAGTTATCCTCTCGAGCGATCGCCATGGCGTGAGTCGGTATCAATTCCGACTCCTGCAAAATAAAGACGAAATTGCCTTTATGTTCTCCGACGGGCCGGGAAATACTCAACTTTGGGAGAGCCAGAACGGACATTGCTTAACCGCAACGGTTGCCACCAACGAATGGTCTCATGTGGCAATCTCCCGTCTCGGAAGCACTCACTTAATGTACATCGACGGTCACCTAGTAACTTCCATCGAAACCGAGTCAACCATTGATTGGCAAAATGAGAGCCTCTCCTTGCGTATTGGCGCACAACATCCTTATGAGAGTACCGGAGGAATCTTTTACTTCACCGGAAAAATTGCCGACCTGCGCGTTTGGGACCGAGCAGTACCCATAGGCGAGATTCAAACTCATCGCTACCAAACCTTGAGCGGCAACGAACCCGGTTTAATCGCATACTGGCCGCTGAATGAAGGGAGCGACTCCATTGGCGATCGCACCAACAATAGCCTAGGGACATTATATAACGGAACCTGGGAAGAAAAAGACATTTTATTCCTCCAACCCCTCCCTGTTGACTCCAGCAGTGGGGAGGGGCCAGCTCTACGTCCCCATCAATTGCCCCATCTCGTTGGTAAAGGGCTGCAAATCGATTCTCTAATGAACGCTCAACCCCACTCTCAAGCCATCCTCAGCTTCGATGGCACTGACAGTTATATTGACACCACCTGCCAGCTTAACTTTGGTACGGCCCCCTTCACTTTAGAAGCTTGGGTTTACAGTACCGGTACTTCTGGAACCATTCTTTCCTCAGACCAACTGGGAAACAGTCGCTATCAATTCCGGTTGACTCAAGACGGTAACGATATCCTGTTTATATTCTCCGACGGGCCGGGAAACGTACAACTGTGGACCAGTCAGACTGGATATCAGTTGCGAGCGACAGTCATTAAAGATGAATGGTCTCATGTGGCCGTCAAACGGGTTGGCAGCACTCATCAGATGTATATCAATGGTATCTTAGTCAGCGAATATGAAACCGCAACTGCCATAGACTGGAACAATGACACCAGGTTTCTGCGCTTCGGCGCTCAGTATCCCTATTCTGGAGATGGAGGAATCTTCTATTTCCGAGGAAAGTTAGCTGACGTGCGCGTTTGGAACATCGAGCGTTCTGCCGAAGAGATTAAGACCGGACGGCAGTACGAACTCTCGGGTAGCGAACCGGGTTTAGTCGGTTATTGGCCGCTGAATGAAGGGGGAAATACCGTCAGCGATCGCACTGGAAAGAGCAAAACGATTCTCTATGGAGGAAAATGGGAGCAAGCCGATGTACCGTTCCTGCGTCCGCAAAAATCGAGCAAACCGACGCAACCAAAAGGCAAGTCAAAACCGCAATCAAAAGGTAAGACCCCTGCTGCACCCACTGAGAAGATAACCATCGACTCCGAATTTGAGAAGTCAGTGATTAGTGTCACGGTACTGACGGGAAGCAACCATACCGGAGGCGACCCCGTTACCATTTACGGCAAGGAAAAACGCAAAAAGCGGAAGAAACGGAAAAAACAGAATCTCTCTCCATTGGAGAAAGTGGTTCGCGATGTGGCAAAACGTCAAGATGAAGCAACCCGTACTTACGTCGAACGCCATAAGCGCTCGAATGAGAAGAAGAAGAATGGTTGGATTAGAGATCTTCCGAAAAACTATCTCAAGAGCATTTCTAAGTTGTTCTAG
- a CDS encoding nicotinate-nucleotide adenylyltransferase: MTIALFGTSADPPTQGHQAILKGLAQQYDGVAVWASNNPFKNHQTSLEHRLVMLQLLIQPLQPDYPHLGLYPQLGYSRSLDSVRAARQYWPHEPFMLVVGSDLIRQMPKWYRIQTLFEETDLLVVPRSGYPIESDTIAILQELGAKVAIADLQIPPVSSTAYRERQESQVIAPPIQDYIYRQQLYSSIQVG, from the coding sequence ATGACCATAGCTCTTTTTGGAACGAGTGCCGATCCCCCAACCCAAGGCCATCAAGCCATTCTCAAAGGGTTAGCCCAGCAATACGATGGGGTTGCCGTATGGGCGTCTAACAATCCGTTTAAGAATCACCAAACCTCCCTAGAACACCGGTTGGTAATGCTTCAGTTGCTGATTCAACCCCTACAACCGGACTATCCCCACTTAGGACTATATCCGCAACTGGGATACTCTCGTTCTCTCGATTCGGTGCGCGCCGCCCGTCAGTACTGGCCCCACGAGCCGTTTATGCTGGTGGTGGGTTCCGATCTAATCCGCCAAATGCCGAAATGGTATCGCATACAAACCTTATTTGAAGAGACCGATCTGCTCGTGGTTCCCCGCTCGGGTTATCCCATCGAGTCAGACACCATCGCTATTCTGCAAGAATTAGGCGCCAAAGTTGCGATCGCCGATCTGCAAATCCCCCCCGTCTCGTCCACCGCCTATCGCGAACGACAGGAAAGCCAAGTTATTGCTCCTCCTATTCAAGACTATATCTATCGGCAGCAGTTATATAGTTCCATACAAGTAGGCTAG
- a CDS encoding NAD+ synthase: protein MKIAIAQLNPTIGDLEGNAAAILRAAERASAQGATMLLSPELSLCGYPPRDLLDYPVFVERMDKVLEELARDLPPEVMVFVGTVKFNLAADRHGEKGLFNSAVVLYRGRQYAQFHKRLLPTYDVFDERRYFQPGSQSQILTVKTENETVRVGVTICEDLWNDEEFWGKRSYAANPLADLVEQGVDLAVNLSASPYNIGKPALREAMLSHSASRYSVPIIYVNQVGGNDDLIFDGHSLAINRSGAVATHLAGFQPDLQWVIFNGEKQDLIESVPTQERDEIAEMHSALVLGVRDYARKCGFSKIVLGLSGGIDSALVAAIAAEALSPENVLGVLMPSPYSSDHSIADALQLAQNLGIQTETIPIADLMTGFDRSLHSLFSETEPGVAEENIQSRIRGNLLMAIANKFGHLLLSTGNKSEMAVGYCTLYGDMDGGLAAIADVPKTRVYELCEWLNRNCDREIIPQHILEKPPSAELKPDQCDRDSLPDYSILDDLLQRLIGDRQSPADLVTAGHDPAVVNRIIRLVKRAEFKRRQAPPGLKVTSKAFGTGWRMPIAAKGLQGVSAMNNE, encoded by the coding sequence ATGAAAATTGCGATCGCCCAACTCAATCCAACTATCGGTGACTTAGAAGGCAATGCAGCAGCCATCCTCCGCGCGGCCGAACGGGCTTCAGCGCAAGGAGCAACGATGCTGCTTTCGCCCGAGTTATCGCTCTGCGGATATCCCCCGCGCGACCTTCTCGACTATCCGGTATTTGTCGAGCGTATGGATAAGGTGCTGGAGGAGTTGGCTCGAGATTTACCTCCGGAGGTGATGGTATTTGTCGGTACGGTTAAATTTAATTTAGCTGCCGATCGCCACGGGGAAAAGGGATTATTTAATAGCGCGGTAGTATTGTATCGAGGTCGCCAATACGCACAATTTCACAAACGACTGTTACCGACCTATGATGTCTTTGACGAACGTCGTTATTTTCAACCCGGCTCCCAAAGCCAAATATTAACCGTGAAAACGGAGAACGAAACGGTACGAGTCGGGGTAACGATTTGCGAAGATTTATGGAATGATGAGGAGTTTTGGGGTAAGCGTTCTTATGCGGCGAATCCCTTGGCCGATTTGGTGGAACAGGGGGTAGATTTGGCGGTCAATTTATCGGCTTCTCCTTATAATATTGGCAAGCCGGCATTGCGAGAGGCGATGTTAAGCCATAGCGCCAGTCGGTATTCTGTGCCTATTATTTATGTGAATCAAGTGGGGGGAAATGACGATCTTATTTTTGACGGTCATAGTCTTGCTATTAATCGCAGTGGTGCTGTGGCAACTCATCTAGCTGGGTTTCAACCTGACCTTCAATGGGTTATTTTTAATGGAGAAAAACAAGATTTAATTGAGTCGGTTCCAACACAAGAACGAGATGAAATTGCAGAAATGCACTCGGCTTTGGTATTGGGAGTTCGCGACTACGCGCGCAAGTGTGGCTTTAGCAAAATCGTGTTAGGGTTAAGTGGCGGTATTGATTCGGCATTAGTGGCTGCGATCGCGGCCGAAGCCCTAAGTCCGGAGAATGTTCTAGGCGTTCTCATGCCATCTCCCTACAGTTCCGACCACTCTATCGCGGATGCCCTGCAACTGGCACAAAATTTAGGCATACAGACCGAAACTATTCCCATTGCCGATTTAATGACCGGATTTGACCGCTCGCTCCATTCCCTATTTTCCGAAACAGAACCGGGAGTGGCCGAAGAGAACATTCAATCGCGCATTCGCGGTAATTTATTAATGGCGATCGCGAATAAGTTCGGTCACCTACTCCTCTCTACCGGGAATAAGTCGGAGATGGCTGTCGGATATTGTACTCTCTATGGTGACATGGATGGCGGGTTAGCCGCGATCGCCGACGTTCCCAAAACTCGCGTTTACGAACTGTGCGAATGGCTCAATCGCAACTGCGATCGCGAAATCATTCCGCAACATATTCTCGAAAAACCGCCCAGTGCCGAGCTAAAACCGGATCAATGCGATCGCGACTCCTTGCCCGATTATAGTATTCTCGACGATCTGTTGCAGCGGCTGATCGGCGATCGGCAGTCTCCAGCCGACCTCGTCACCGCCGGTCACGATCCCGCCGTGGTGAATCGAATTATACGCTTAGTCAAACGAGCAGAGTTTAAACGCCGTCAAGCTCCTCCCGGTTTAAAGGTAACCTCAAAAGCCTTTGGCACCGGATGGCGAATGCCCATTGCGGCAAAAGGACTTCAAGGAGTTTCAGCAATGAACAATGAATAA
- a CDS encoding ABC1 kinase family protein yields MVKRKDIPTQLIESKKKKKVKVVPELESRRFSIYYVVRRFIFYFIKVQLRRLTGRSDPQKTADQLREIFEEFGGFWVKAGQVLALRTDLFPPLVCDELRRLQYEALGFPTEVVRRTIEEELGKPVEQVFTYFDDEPLAAASIGQIHRAVLQDAETPVVVKVQRPGIKESFERDLNLIKVFVDLLVRFNIASFLRLDEAITELEKTFKEELDYRYEASNTRRMRKSLKAHKIYVPKIYDDYSRQRILVMEFIDGVLMSDYIKVADSDPDKVRRWEEENNVDTEKLGESLFLSLYRQIFEDNLYHGDLHPGNIILLRNTKFALIDMGSIGRLDKDLRVKYLNYINGLAEEDYAKASDYYIRFALDIPRVNMPRVRAEMAQGIEVWASKARLKGVDYQEKSFGGATTEVSKVQIKYGTPSNWILLKITRSFLTLDGSLQYIVPDFDIFKLIDKYKRQADRRAFRKSLEPKMIRASLNQIVTTIDEYNSILLPEIRQRTTPFELTADSYALALAAICRSFAYGISLLVIPVLYTFLYQYYFQIVKPIDNAIFDDFVSQIMVLPYLAWVMILIVMLLTIRMLFECVSILERKEYGFFP; encoded by the coding sequence ATGGTTAAACGTAAAGATATCCCCACACAACTGATTGAATCGAAAAAGAAAAAAAAAGTTAAAGTCGTTCCAGAATTAGAATCGCGCCGTTTCTCTATCTATTACGTTGTTCGGCGTTTTATCTTTTATTTTATAAAAGTACAACTAAGGCGTCTTACGGGACGTTCCGATCCACAAAAAACAGCCGACCAACTGCGCGAAATCTTTGAAGAATTTGGTGGATTTTGGGTGAAAGCCGGACAAGTTTTAGCCTTAAGAACAGACTTGTTTCCTCCTCTGGTTTGTGATGAACTCCGACGTTTGCAATATGAAGCACTAGGCTTTCCCACAGAAGTGGTTCGTCGAACCATCGAAGAAGAACTCGGAAAACCAGTGGAGCAAGTCTTCACATACTTTGATGATGAACCCCTTGCTGCCGCTTCTATCGGCCAAATTCACAGAGCCGTTCTGCAGGATGCAGAAACACCGGTGGTCGTGAAAGTTCAGCGTCCGGGAATCAAAGAATCATTTGAGCGAGATTTAAACTTAATTAAAGTGTTTGTTGACCTCTTAGTTCGATTTAATATCGCCTCGTTTCTGCGTTTGGATGAAGCTATTACGGAGCTGGAAAAAACTTTTAAAGAAGAACTAGATTACCGTTACGAAGCCTCCAATACCCGAAGGATGCGCAAATCGTTGAAAGCGCATAAAATCTACGTCCCGAAAATTTATGATGACTATTCGCGGCAGCGAATACTGGTTATGGAGTTTATTGACGGCGTATTGATGTCAGACTATATTAAAGTTGCTGATAGCGATCCCGATAAGGTGCGCCGCTGGGAAGAAGAAAATAATGTGGATACAGAAAAACTGGGAGAAAGCCTATTTTTGTCCTTGTATCGGCAGATATTTGAGGATAACTTATATCACGGCGATTTACATCCGGGAAATATTATCTTGTTGCGCAATACCAAATTTGCCCTAATTGATATGGGAAGTATCGGTCGCCTCGATAAAGATTTGCGCGTGAAATACCTCAACTATATTAATGGTTTGGCTGAAGAAGATTATGCCAAAGCTTCTGACTACTATATCCGTTTTGCTCTAGATATTCCGCGAGTGAATATGCCCAGAGTGCGAGCAGAAATGGCTCAAGGGATTGAAGTCTGGGCGTCAAAAGCGCGACTGAAGGGCGTAGATTATCAAGAAAAATCCTTTGGTGGGGCAACCACTGAAGTCTCTAAAGTGCAAATCAAATATGGAACGCCAAGTAACTGGATTTTGCTGAAAATCACGCGATCGTTTTTGACTCTAGACGGTTCTCTGCAATATATTGTCCCTGATTTTGATATTTTCAAACTCATCGATAAGTATAAACGACAAGCCGATCGCCGTGCGTTTCGCAAAAGCCTAGAACCGAAAATGATTCGGGCTTCCTTAAATCAAATTGTCACGACTATTGATGAATATAATAGTATTCTGTTGCCAGAGATTCGTCAGCGAACAACGCCCTTTGAATTGACTGCAGACTCCTATGCCTTGGCCTTAGCCGCAATTTGTCGTTCCTTTGCCTACGGAATTAGCTTGCTGGTTATACCCGTGTTATATACTTTCCTATATCAGTATTATTTCCAGATCGTTAAGCCGATCGATAACGCAATATTCGACGATTTTGTCAGTCAGATTATGGTACTCCCTTATTTAGCCTGGGTAATGATATTAATTGTTATGCTCTTGACGATAAGAATGTTATTTGAATGCGTTTCTATTCTAGAGCGTAAAGAATATGGATTCTTCCCATAA
- a CDS encoding lipase family protein has product MSEKYNWRQKMLSLIWLTYCLSIPKTYFGDQEFLQDFATRAVKANFADPEVRDLIGMWELVWGCAIYQKVTKTMSSNVNDHTMYMAKYKGDPDCDRYVIALAGTNPFSLQNILVEDINVSRTSGWNNGQPWLSTEHFAEDPGKPAVSNGIAAALKELTTDMWDGDKRILDYLQEITAKATKPIEITVAGHSLAGAMAPSLGLSLVDRQAEWDPSKTATIKVVTLAGFTPGNAAFAEYYDATLGENTDRLWNQIDVVPNVFEVEGLRKVAGIYSPSLWPSVSMTAVFKGLEVASGAQNYTHILRSTPGIPSEFNPAFTIGNLDGDPDLKGVVLDMCAEMVAYPALQEVQMIPLVPDSIKDKLKVLVKEFGAEVREVLDELVTVGGDVEDVITERLGDVLSQATGLPPSILMFNAPPGLKKVLATEQLVNLINYVLQLLYHHVWRYAEYFEFTELDKRRQEITVRVAGEMKKKQAEVQPENTVIVNYGSAKKDDVDDLLNGEGKLLAGISGIMKNLKEAGQVSQSAQPVIFLVKKKKSDDGF; this is encoded by the coding sequence ATGTCAGAGAAGTATAACTGGCGGCAGAAAATGTTATCCCTCATCTGGTTAACGTACTGCCTTTCGATTCCCAAAACCTACTTCGGCGACCAAGAATTTTTGCAGGATTTTGCCACCCGAGCAGTTAAGGCCAACTTTGCCGATCCCGAGGTACGCGATCTCATTGGCATGTGGGAGCTAGTTTGGGGATGTGCCATTTATCAGAAAGTGACGAAAACGATGTCCTCAAATGTAAACGACCATACTATGTATATGGCGAAGTACAAAGGAGACCCCGACTGCGATCGCTACGTCATTGCTCTGGCAGGAACCAACCCATTTTCCCTACAAAACATCTTAGTTGAAGACATTAACGTCTCTCGCACTTCCGGGTGGAACAACGGTCAGCCTTGGTTGAGCACCGAACACTTTGCTGAGGATCCTGGAAAGCCAGCCGTTTCTAACGGAATTGCTGCCGCACTGAAAGAGCTGACCACCGACATGTGGGATGGCGATAAACGCATCCTAGATTACCTGCAAGAAATTACCGCAAAAGCCACCAAACCCATTGAAATTACCGTAGCCGGTCACAGTTTAGCTGGAGCCATGGCGCCTTCTTTAGGTCTGTCCCTCGTCGATCGTCAAGCGGAATGGGACCCATCCAAAACTGCGACCATCAAAGTCGTCACTCTCGCCGGTTTTACCCCAGGAAATGCTGCTTTCGCCGAGTATTATGATGCGACATTGGGCGAGAACACCGATCGGCTGTGGAACCAAATTGACGTGGTTCCCAATGTATTTGAAGTCGAAGGACTGCGAAAAGTCGCCGGAATTTATTCTCCTTCCCTGTGGCCGAGCGTCTCAATGACCGCAGTGTTCAAAGGATTAGAGGTAGCCAGCGGCGCGCAAAACTACACTCACATTCTGCGTTCTACTCCCGGAATTCCCAGCGAATTCAATCCTGCATTTACCATCGGAAATTTAGACGGCGACCCCGATCTTAAAGGGGTGGTCTTAGACATGTGTGCGGAAATGGTGGCTTATCCCGCACTCCAAGAAGTACAAATGATTCCCCTCGTACCAGACTCAATTAAGGACAAACTCAAAGTACTTGTCAAAGAGTTTGGTGCAGAAGTCAGAGAAGTCCTCGACGAGCTGGTGACCGTTGGTGGAGATGTTGAAGATGTAATTACAGAACGCCTCGGTGATGTCCTGAGTCAGGCGACGGGTTTGCCTCCTAGCATCTTGATGTTTAACGCCCCTCCCGGACTGAAAAAAGTTTTAGCGACCGAGCAGCTCGTTAATCTGATTAACTACGTTTTGCAGCTACTCTACCATCACGTCTGGCGTTACGCTGAATATTTCGAGTTCACAGAACTGGATAAACGTCGGCAAGAAATTACGGTTCGCGTGGCCGGCGAAATGAAGAAAAAACAAGCCGAAGTTCAGCCCGAAAATACCGTTATTGTCAACTATGGCAGCGCCAAAAAAGATGATGTTGATGACCTTTTAAACGGAGAAGGAAAACTACTAGCTGGTATTTCCGGAATCATGAAGAACTTGAAAGAAGCGGGGCAAGTTAGTCAAAGCGCTCAGCCGGTCATTTTCTTGGTTAAGAAAAAGAAAAGTGACGATGGATTTTAA
- a CDS encoding nicotinate phosphoribosyltransferase, whose translation METSLLNLLPEDYSLLTDLYQLTMDACYMGEEIDRHQASFELFTRRLPAGFGYAIATGLETALDYLETLQFTPAQIESLQNTGIFDRAPPQFWTQLSDFRFTGDLWAAPEGTAIFANQPILRVEAPLWQGQLVETMLLNIINTQTLIATKAARMRDLAGEDASLLEFGTRRAFSPQASLFAARAAIAGGMNATSNVLASLKLGRKPVGTMAHSLVMAIAACAGDEDAAFQAFYRYFPGAPLLIDTYDSLQAAERLAEHHRSGTLEVSGIRLDSGDLISLSQNIRKYLPDVPIFVSGDIDEAEIDRLNQGGACINGYGIGTKLVTGAPVNGVYKLVEINDIPVMKQSTGKVSYPGRKQLFRKVQHGQWISDRLGVIDEPPLSDETPVLQLAMKQGQRCHEAESLDRIQQRSRLSVLSLPPSYRAISTVPSSPPMQISAKLQQLIDRTTKINSFDRQEAWTGKRH comes from the coding sequence ATGGAAACCTCTTTACTCAACCTCCTCCCCGAAGACTACAGCCTGCTCACCGACCTCTATCAACTCACCATGGATGCGTGTTACATGGGAGAAGAGATCGATCGCCATCAAGCCAGTTTTGAACTCTTCACCCGTCGCTTACCGGCTGGCTTCGGCTATGCGATCGCCACGGGTCTGGAAACTGCTCTCGACTATTTGGAAACCTTGCAATTTACTCCAGCGCAGATTGAAAGTCTGCAAAACACCGGCATTTTCGATCGCGCTCCCCCGCAGTTCTGGACGCAACTGTCCGATTTCCGCTTTACCGGAGACCTTTGGGCAGCTCCTGAAGGTACTGCCATCTTTGCCAATCAACCGATCTTGCGCGTCGAAGCACCTCTCTGGCAAGGGCAACTGGTGGAAACCATGCTGCTCAACATCATCAACACCCAAACCCTCATAGCGACGAAAGCCGCTCGAATGCGCGATCTGGCAGGAGAAGACGCCTCTCTGCTCGAGTTCGGGACGCGCCGCGCCTTCAGTCCGCAAGCCTCCTTATTTGCTGCTCGGGCTGCGATCGCCGGTGGAATGAATGCCACCTCCAACGTTCTCGCCAGCCTGAAACTCGGGCGCAAACCGGTTGGGACGATGGCACACTCTTTGGTTATGGCGATCGCCGCTTGCGCGGGAGACGAAGATGCTGCATTCCAAGCCTTCTATCGCTATTTCCCCGGCGCTCCCCTGCTTATCGATACCTATGACTCCCTGCAAGCAGCCGAACGACTGGCCGAGCACCATCGCTCTGGAACGCTGGAAGTTTCCGGCATTCGGCTCGACTCCGGCGACCTTATTTCCCTTTCCCAGAACATTCGCAAATACTTGCCCGACGTTCCTATTTTCGTCAGCGGCGATATTGACGAAGCCGAAATCGATCGCCTGAACCAAGGAGGAGCCTGTATTAATGGCTATGGAATTGGCACGAAATTAGTCACTGGCGCTCCCGTTAACGGAGTTTATAAGCTCGTTGAAATAAACGATATTCCCGTGATGAAACAATCAACCGGTAAAGTCAGCTATCCCGGACGGAAGCAACTATTTCGCAAAGTTCAGCACGGACAATGGATTAGCGATCGCCTCGGTGTAATCGACGAACCGCCCTTATCGGACGAAACCCCCGTATTGCAACTGGCGATGAAACAAGGACAGCGATGCCATGAAGCAGAGAGCCTCGATCGCATTCAACAGCGATCGCGCCTCTCCGTCCTCAGCCTGCCACCATCCTATCGAGCAATCTCAACTGTTCCCTCATCCCCTCCCATGCAAATCTCCGCTAAACTACAACAACTCATCGATCGAACCACCAAAATTAATTCGTTTGACAGGCAAGAGGCTTGGACAGGCAAAAGACACTAG